The Asterias amurensis chromosome 16, ASM3211899v1 genomic sequence aaaatttgataGCCGACAAGAGaactttttttcccccatgACAACGCACAATATTGTACAACACAGAGCCTCAAGTCTTCTGTAGTCTGTGATaacaaaagggaaaacaaaccaAATTGAATAAAGCAGTGACCCTACAATGACCTTTACTTTTCCCCCTTTTTCCCcggacataattctttgttggcacAGGCAGTAGAAGGTTTAAAAACTGTCTTCAAAGCAATGTCCCCTCCCAGACCCCGCTAACAAatggcatacatgtatataaaaataGAGAggaaataaaccatgaatataaaaaataaaactgatAAAATATTACGGTACAgaacattaaaaattaaaataaacaccAAACTGACAAAAACATTAGGGCAAGGTAATGACAATTGATCAAAACAGAACACTACAattcagtaaaaacaaaagcttGGACTTGCACTACAAACAGAAAGtcctaaacaaaaattaaaatgtttttagatGCAGTGTTAAGCCGGTCCAGGTCGACCTTgcgtcaacaacaaaaagtcgGTGACTGACTTTTCAGGATCACACTACGCCTGAGCTAAGACTATCTATAACTTTTCAGTTGGCGATTATGTTCGTCCTGAGCATAACTGCGGtgattttaagacaatctgaaacagtcgccgctcaaaaaatattaacaaGAGTAGGCAAATTTCAACTTGTACGATGTGATCCCGACGGTCGGGAACCAATCGCAGGCGCACGATTTCTCAGTTGCTGTGACCCTAGCATATTTTGTCTGCGTGTTGCTGACGCTTTGTTGCGGGTGCAAGAAAATcgtaggtcgacctgaggccggcttAAGAGTCAGGGTCAAGTTAAAAATATGGTTAGGGTTTTGGGCAGAGTGAGAGCCATTTTGAGGGTTCGTGCTAGGTTTAGGGTGGGGTCTACTTCTTAATTTGAGGGTTTGAGTCCTATCATTATAACAAAAACGAAACAGCTTTgtgttgtgtatttattttcttttttttaagtcttACCGTTATTAACCTCTCCTTTCTTCTTTCCTTTACCCAGGAAAACTTGGCCtgtaacaaacaaacacacaataagggtttaaaaaaatgatataaATATACAACCAAACATTAAGTTAGctgaaaggaacattacagaatcaTTAACAGAAGGTCAAGATctcagatttacataaaacatacacagtctaatgatgatagtagaaaacatcccttgaaatatctctgtctgaaatgtcatctttgatgagaaataaataaaactaatttcccgtttggagtttaagcgttttattcattttctttCTGAATCGATGCCATGCATAATGTGTAATCGTTCTTGCACTATTTTCCACGTGACCTAGGGAGCCGACCAACCTCAAACGTTTcttcagcaactgttttgttagaaaaaaaacaattctgtaattttGTCTTAAAGAGGAAGGTCATCTCACCATCACTTCTTGATTTCCTGGTTCCAAGTTTTGGGCAAAGTCAAGGTTATCTAAGGCATACTCATGACCTGAAAGAattcataaataaaacaattttatacCTTTAACCAGTAGAGTGACTTTAGCCTCTTCTTAGGCagattttggcgctatataaatactgtttattattattatattataaaacaaaaaaataatttttgaaaattcttacagtgaataattatttgaatcaATGGTACATATAAATTTACACCTGAGGAATattgtttcttttaaaggcagtggacactattggtaattactcaaaataattattgacatcaaatcttacttggtaacgagtaatggggagctgttgatagtacatgtataaagaattgtgagaaacggcgccctctgaattaacgtagtttccgaaaaaggagtaattttccaagaatttgagacctcagaattagattttgaggtctcgaaatcaagcatctgaaagaacacaacttcgtgtgacaagggtgttttttctttcattattatctcgcaacttcgacaaccaattgagctcaaattttcacaggtttgttattttatgaatatgttgagatacaccaaagtgagaagactggtgtttgacaattaccaatagtgtctagtgtctttaagacatacCTGGCCAAACAATGGTGTCTTGAGACAGCTCACATATCTTATCTAGACTCTGAAGCATCAATGACGATGGACCTTCAAACATCCGACCTTTAAGAAAGATGAAGGAAGTTGAACAAGTTGAGTCAATCAAAATATATATGTTCTATATCAATGTTGTAGAAATCACAGTATTTCTAAATGAATACTGCAAAATATTATAAGTTAGTCAAAATGGTAGTACATATTGGATTTTATAAAAGTGATGCCAAAGTGAACTTAAAACAAATGGTAACATCTAGGTCCAGGGAATCAACAGCCTGTAGACGAACAGGACATAAATGGATAGAAAATAAAGCagttattataaacaaaattacatccTTTATAATGAGGGTAGACTGTACATATTTACTCCTGCAAGGAATGAAGCAATTAATGGTTAATCTTACCACAACCACCAAGGAATAAGAGATCTCCTGTGAATACACAATCTGGGGAATCCCCTCCTGGACTGTGTAGGAGGTATGCCATGTGACCTACAGTGTGACCTGGTGTGACGAGAGCTGTGAACCTAAGACCACCTACTTGAATGCTTTCCTGATCAACAACATGGCTgtgcagaaaagaaaaaaacaagttcagaAATTTATATTTTGAAATCTATATGGTTGTCAAAATTTACAGTAAGGATTGAAATTAGACAGGCACTGGACTTGTTtgttagttgtcaaagaccagtactttcatggggtgtatcccaacatatgcataaaataacaaacctgtgaagtcttttaatcaattggtcatcggagttgcaagaaattaatgaaagaaaacaaagtagaCATAaccacatgatgttaccgcaaactaagggagtgtctcaaaagtcgggcacgttcctatCACGAAAGAACGTTCCTACGATATAAATTGCCAATTGGAACGATCCTAAGGAAAGTGCTAGCGGTCCTCCCACCGGTCCAGGTATTCAAATGGGCATACTCTATCATTCCAATAGaaacgttcctaccgttccgacttttgagatgctCCCTAAATAAGAACTGCATCTGCGTTTTACTCTCTGGTATCAATGGGGATTTGAACAACAGAGGTAGGGTTTTTTGTTTGAATAGGTATTGAAAATGACAAGAATAACAATTTTTATGGACTGTTCTAAGGGTCATGTTACATGTAGAGTGTCAcggctgagtggttaagagcatcaaagtCAAGTTCTGATGcgaagtcaccggagtgtgggtttgaatcacggtagtgacacttgtgtccttgagcaagataataataataatatgaaacatttatatagcgctctacggagaacagagcgctttacatgagactatgacaacaaaacaaaagaaaaacaaacaaactaggatgggtggggaaaaagaaatgtcttgaggaggcttttgaatacaggcaacgagatcgcctctctcagacccgcggggagctcattccataggcgaggggcagctatggagaatgagctatccccagctttccgtctagttctaggaacggaaagatactttactataattgcttctctttacccaggggtataaatgggtacctgcgagggtagaggttgataatgtgaatgaaaaagccttcggagtgccacggcagctccaggctgtatactccccagggagctgagaaagattttaATCtcaaaaagggatgttattggcccaatgaccagccgtcgatttcaccaaacccttcctaacttaggaataatcttaggacttaggttCAGTTCCaaatccaaatacgtaggacgcattgaacccatcctaagttaggacgggttactcgtcctaactcgagataggattgatcctagcgtttcgtgaaatcggccacagggcattgatacggtttattgtggaatgcgctatataagaatttgttatttttgttatattacATGAGGCAagttacaggcaaccagttacAGGCAATATCCAAGAAGAGAATCAATTCACATATTATTATTGGGAATcgtaattgtttaaaaaattactccTGTGCTGCTAAAGTGTTTCTGTAGCATTTGCTGCAGTTAGTTGCCTCAAAGTcgcctcatgtgacaaggcccaTAGAATGAAGTGAACTGCAGACTTACTGTGTAAGACCTGGTACTGAATCTGTTGAACTCCCATAAACAGCGAGCTTCTTATAAACTTTCCTGAGAGATGTGTTTCCACCAGAATGATCCCTGAAAGAAATGTTAAAAGAAGAATTTAgtttggatttaaaaaaaaacccagcgaTTTACCAACTTTATATCATTGGGCATTGGCATCTTACTGTCTTGACAAAAGAAAATCGCAATTCTCTGCCTTGGTCAGTCGCCTTCTATGGGCTTGagtttccctggaataattttctgggattttcctcccacatctgaaactgaaacttccttccttgtcttctcttttTTGACTTCTAGGCTAGTATAGTGATGAAGTTCGCTTCTTTGAGAGTATTGGCTTCAAACCATAAATTAAATTAACAActctttttaaagggaaggtacacgattggtagttactcaaaacaaatattaacttaaagcttacttggtaacgagcattggagagctgttggtagtataaaacattgtgggaaacaactccctcagaaagaggtaatttctcactaaaataataaaagactcctagctagaagtattttattcctatctgaaagcacacaaattcatccaacaagggtgttttttctttcatcattttctcgcaactttgatgaccgattgagcccaaattttcacaggtttgttattttatgcttatgatgggatacaccaagtgagaagactggtctttgacaataattaccaaacgtgtaccttccctttaaagtttgTTCTTCAGAACATGGCAAGATTTGTTCATTTTCCGGGAGCTTTCAGCAGAATCAGAAAGAGGTGGCAGCTCTGCAATACCTTGCTTTACCTGGCTGTAATAGGATGACGCAAACCAATCGCTAATTTTGTTATAACTCACCAGTGTTTGTGTGTTGTTAAGATGGCCGTTATAGAAACACCCTCTTGTTCTATCCAATACTgcaacaataaacaaacaacaaattgtaaacaaaaacaaaatatttcattaaacaaacaatcaagCAATAAATCAAGTCATTTTAGTCCTCTGCTGAAAATGGTTACACTcgatattcattcattcattaagaaaagaaaacactgAAAATGCAGGAATACAATCAACATGCAAAAAATCTGCATCTTCTTATTTAAGAATGAAAGGGTTATCGTCTTATATCTGAGAAAACTCATCTTAAGTTACCTGAACGACCTCTGGATCACCTGGGTCGATAACGACGGCCATGTTTGTCGCTTTGTCAATCACAAGATACGCATAGTTATCCTCTAAGTATGGTATCGGTCTGATCTTGATACCTGAAAGGAAAGAGGTCAAGaaacaaacacatttaaaacaaaactgtaataCGATAATCGTAAACCCATGGTGTACTTGATTTGCCCTTAACGGttttagtgactggccagcTGGAACACTTAgctgtcatttcactagtctgtCAGCTTTTCAAAAGTCCCTGATTCAAGAAATATGGACACTTTTCAGCcctgaactagccagccagaccacttggagtgaatGTAGAATGTTGACTAGTTCTCATgtgttttaaagggaatgtatacacgtttggtaattacacaaaacaaataataacttaaaaactgacttggtactgagcactggagagctgttgatacactgtagtataaacattgtgagaaccgactccctctgaagtaacataggttttgagaaagaggtaatttctcactgaaataataagtcaaa encodes the following:
- the LOC139948889 gene encoding probable hydrolase PNKD; protein product: MLVQLVVFSSVVLGLCWFIARRKPKLLRRMFKPGSPLFALGYQFYSKTRLGHYYHAKNLKKAREQFPDGHSVVEVTEMNGIKIRPIPYLEDNYAYLVIDKATNMAVVIDPGDPEVVQYWIEQEGVSITAILTTHKHWDHSGGNTSLRKVYKKLAVYGSSTDSVPGLTHHVVDQESIQVGGLRFTALVTPGHTVGHMAYLLHSPGGDSPDCVFTGDLLFLGGCGRMFEGPSSLMLQSLDKICELSQDTIVWPGHEYALDNLDFAQNLEPGNQEVMAKFSWVKERRKERLITAPSSVSEERSYNPFLRTSSSSLIQALREDEGSDHGLGADKEENRASILKELRNRKDKYFYKL